TAACTTGTAATGAATATTAAGGAAGctcaatttctcaaaaaaacaaaatattaaggAAGCCCAAAAAGAGTATTAAAGCCCACACGTTGGCTCACTCATCTATTGTTTGTCTATACCATTTAATGTAACGTAAGATTCTTTGTAGTTTATGAACTTTGTGGATGCTGGACAGTGGACACGACTAATGAGCCTGCCAAATGGGTCTTAGTATTTCCTGCAAAGTATATTTACTTCAATTAAACTAAGTAGCAGACAAAAAAAAGTGAGTAAAGAATATACGTACACCTCACACATCCATAAGCAAATTCAGGcttattttcaatcatttgagcTTTATACAGTACAGCACTGGAAACCACCTTCGTGACACTTCGTTGATGTCACAGTTTCTGTATTTGGGGATCCATTAACGTTTGAATCAAGTTTAGGAAACACCGTATCAATTTTGACCTTATCATTACTCAATTGACGTGTACTTCGTTAGATAGTTTGAATATAGGCAATATTCTTGGACGTGAAGGTAGCCCATCCTCAACTCTACAATGATGTTATCATTATGTGTGTGAAACACCTGTTTAAATTGAAAGCGCAAGTGTCATTGGGGTGATCACTGTTGTATCCCGTGTTACTGTTGTATCTTGCGTTAAAAGGGTAGAATCAGTGAAGTCACTTGATTGACGACTATGGCCGTAAGAGAAAAGTTGAGTTCCTCTATCTCTTGCTCGTGTGCCCTTTATCTGTGTCATAGGCACAGTCCTAGACAAATGCATCCTCTTTACTTTTTCTTCTAGATTCATGCTCGATAAAGGGATgtaagaaacagaggaagctgCATAAGGGAAGGTTGATTCTTCTGATAGTTTCCCATCACCATTGCTCTGCATTTACAACAACACATGTTTAATTTAATCCTAATTGCTTGAGtttgagaagagagagaatcCAAACTTGGCCTGACTATACTTCGCCAGCATTAAGTTCTTCCAGGAGAGCTCCAAGTACATGTTGGGGACAATACTTATCTGGAGTGAATTTGCTTGCCTATATTCATTAGTGGAAGGGTGATTGAGTGTAGAGCCGTACCTAAAGTGCAACttgttgttttaatagtatCTTGAATATGCTATTCAGTTTTTCTTAAGTTGGATACAAGGCAATATACATCTTTGATATTTGATATGGGAAGAATAATACGAATTTATCTTCAGAGTTTGGTGtaaccaaacttttttttttagtgtgtaatttaactattttattaccGTCTGAAGTAATCGTTCAATAGATTGGATCTAAAGAATTTGTCGTGTACATATAATGtcagcaaaaataaaatataaacatggGAAATAGACTATTAGATGTTGTTTTTCtgtttgccaaaaaaaaaagatgttgtTTTTCTTCTATCTTCAAAGTAACAATCGATGAGTTTAGTAAATTATTTCCATTAGAAGAAAACTCTGATCTAGGTCAGTGATCTCAGATGGCTTAGTTGGTCAAGTTGTCCTCCAGACCCTCCATTGGGGGCTTGAATATAGGCAGGCGAGTCTCCCCTGAACATGGAGTCAAGTAGCCCTACATACCATCACTGGAAGCAGTTCCAAGAACATCATGAAACAGATTGGGGAGATTTTAAGAGTTGCAagtataaaatcaaaattaccAGCTGACTTAATACTCATCCACTATgacgtaaaaaaaaaagagaaagttttgtttcatttaaattatgAACCTTAGCTCCTGTCTAACTTTGATATGAAGAGCATGTTGCAAAAACAGTTATACGCTTTTTTCATCCTGccgaaataaagaaaaacacttGACAGATAATCATTTAAGAATACAGAGCCTGATCTAAAGACAATTATTCAAACATTGGAGTGACGTGCTGGcacctttatatttttatttttttcttagtaTTTTCATTTCATCAACAGTTGCTATTAGCTCTCCATGTCTGAAACTGTATAAGAAGCTTCAACGGCATCTCTCCTCGATCATTATCCTGTAAAGCCAATCGTTCTCTCAGATATACACAAAACCAAGTAAGGCTCGGGAAGACAAATGTTAACAAACGGTACTACGGGAGGTAAATGCAGACCTTTTTATGACCCAAATTTGTGAAGGTTTGTTCTCAAATTAATTGCAATGCTTCCAAAAATATTGATGAAGCTCCGATGACACAATCTCCCATGGTTAAAGAACAGAACATCAATCATCTAAAGCTGTAAACCTGGTGCAATCACAACCTCAGGCTCTCATAGGAAATTAAAGCCTTCCAAATCTGCAAGAAAAGAACCCATCTAAGCATATAACCTAAGAGGGGCTATGTGAGGAAATTGCAAGAGATAGAAACAAAACACAATCTTGCAGCATCACAATCAACAAACGATTGGTAGTCTTGTAATTTATAATGCTGCAGCTGTTTTAAATAAGCGAGTGTGGACCATTATTGTAATTTTAGACGCCAGACTGTAGATAAAACATAAGGAAAAATGTCAAACCTAACTTGAAGAAAATATAAGCATGGAGATAGCATTGACAGCGCTTTTAGATGATCACGTGATGTAAAGTTATTCAAGTTAAACCAAACAGAATGCATCAAGAGACTACTTACGTACCATACCGTGTTCCTGATAAAAGCTTGTGCACCAGGTGGTTTCAGATAGAATTGATAAGCATGATGCCCTTCACTCTGTCAAACAATTAACTCAGAGTGAGATTCAAGTCCTAACATTGCTTTATTCTTAAAGTGACTATATTAGCCTTAGacaaaaacacatatataactGTGAAAGCACAACTTGTTTTTGTAAACAGAAAATATCAATAAAGCTGGAAACATATAAAAGTGCAAGAATAGATACGGACTTTGGTCGCTAAACTAACTTGCTAAGAGATGAAATTTTCACTTAATCAGTCGCTCCAAAGACTTCTCTACAGCAAGGTAATGCGCTCCTTTAGTGGGAACATGATTCTTGCTAAGAACAGATACTCCTAGAGACTCCCTTCATAACCTCATCACAACAGAAGAATCCTGACACAACAAAGTTCTCGTTAGTGTGAAGACCATACAATAACCTAAAGCAGAATATGTTCTATGTTTACCTGATGCATAGTCTCCTGAAGTGCTTCAATAGTATTCTCTAGCGTCCAAGACAGTTCACTGTCCCAAGCAAGAGTTGTAGCCATTAGCCAACATTGAGCTTCCACCTAATTCATTAAACTCAACTTGCGTCAACGGAAGTGTCGGAATGACTGGTATCTTATGAAAAAAAAGCTTGAAACTTTAGGCTACAGAGTCTTAATGACATGAAAAAGAGGAGATTATGAAGAACCTTGCCTCAAGGCCAGCGTACACATCAATGAAAAGTGCATACCCAGCAGGACCATAACCTGTTTTCATTCCGTCAAGACAAAACTCATGTCAGCTTCTGAAACTAATCTAAGAACTTGTCCTAAAATGCATCAATTGTCACTGATATCATTTTTCAATGTTAATTGAACTTACGATGAAAGTGGAGACCGCCGCTACGCCTTTTGACTTCATCGAGGTGACATCGCCGGAAGAGACACCGGTCTGGACGACTGGTTTGACGGGACCGGAGGAGACCGCCGCTACGTCTTTTGGTTTCATGGAGCTGACGTCGCCGGAAGAGACACCTGTTTGGACCACGGATTTAACCGGAGTTGAGGGGACCGCCGCTTCCCCGTTCGGTTTTACTGAGTCGGGAACACCGGATAACTTCATCGGAAAGCGCAGTGGAGAGGATTTAAGAACTTCTGATGAAAACCAAAACACAGAGAATGAGATCTTATATAGAATCTCAGAGGGAGAAAGCAAAAAGAAACCATTAATGGGAttaaagagtgaagaagagtgGGAGAGAATTGATTGTTCCTACGAAAGATCTCTTAACGGAGGAaacgaagaagagaagaaaatagaAAACCAATCGACAATCGTGAAAGGAGAAAGGGGATCTCAGCGTGAGATGGGTTTCACGGGCTCAATCAAATTAGA
Above is a genomic segment from Raphanus sativus cultivar WK10039 unplaced genomic scaffold, ASM80110v3 Scaffold1882, whole genome shotgun sequence containing:
- the LOC108820911 gene encoding uncharacterized protein LOC108820911 produces the protein MKLSGVPDSVKPNGEAAVPSTPVKSVVQTGVSSGDVSSMKPKDVAAVSSGPVKPVVQTGVSSGDVTSMKSKGVAAVSTFIVMVLLGMHFSLMCTLALRQGGSSMLANGYNSCLGQ